In Acidovorax sp. 106, the following proteins share a genomic window:
- a CDS encoding DUF4384 domain-containing protein, whose product MPSPNLAQARHLHSSLRWSTFVAIFTSLWLSGCATPMDPRKDQPFQERASITDRPVTRPTRSISSFSDSLVCMDHMLRDAQQPTTLITSKQIPDYSGRVAVASKDMVITALSQMSRLSNAFRFVDYEVDIARQDTVQNLTTILLNNNQIQLQRPALYISGAVAFADQNVINNRFDTGLSGPRVDLGYSQSRNATIIGLEMHLGDFRTRTLIPGLDSANEVIVGSGGQGVDLAGRIGTYGVQFNVGRDYTQGAGSAMRTLVDLATIELVGKWARVPYWQCLTLEQNHPDFQRQLRDWYDEGSASVRIQLVTRSLISRGYIAAGASPASPPSSSSLSEPNPQLRAALARFQADNGMVVTGVVDFPTYERALRHFVDLAADGTLARIGWSSTHAEPVQPKPEAADQPTKPVVTSALMYGAPAAERILNMQIENVLLDRTDFEVGEQIFLSATVSRASFLQCYLADATGTVMRLLPNQANTVGWVSANQAVRIPDWMSPNPGFVMDAASPGREGVACFATDDDSTAKLPDDLRGPALKAIQGIRTLEKINEAFAKAWGSTGYTGNAVYWNVVPRRTPTATSAAPLPRK is encoded by the coding sequence ATGCCATCCCCCAACTTGGCGCAGGCCAGGCACTTGCACAGCTCTTTGCGCTGGAGCACCTTTGTGGCCATCTTTACCAGCCTGTGGCTGAGTGGTTGCGCCACCCCCATGGACCCCAGGAAGGATCAGCCCTTTCAGGAACGTGCCTCCATCACCGACCGCCCCGTCACCCGGCCCACCCGCTCTATCTCCAGTTTCTCCGATTCGCTGGTGTGCATGGACCATATGCTGCGTGACGCCCAGCAGCCCACCACGCTCATCACCAGCAAGCAGATTCCCGATTACTCTGGCCGCGTGGCCGTGGCCAGCAAAGACATGGTGATCACGGCACTATCGCAAATGTCGCGCCTGAGCAATGCCTTTCGGTTTGTGGACTACGAGGTGGACATTGCGCGGCAAGACACGGTGCAGAACCTGACCACCATCCTGCTCAACAACAACCAGATCCAACTGCAAAGGCCCGCGTTGTATATCTCTGGCGCTGTTGCGTTTGCGGACCAGAATGTGATCAACAACCGCTTTGACACGGGGCTGTCTGGCCCCCGCGTTGATCTGGGCTACAGCCAAAGCCGCAACGCCACCATCATCGGACTGGAAATGCACCTGGGCGACTTCCGCACCCGCACGTTGATACCGGGGCTGGACTCGGCCAACGAGGTCATTGTGGGCAGCGGCGGCCAGGGCGTGGATCTGGCGGGCCGCATTGGCACCTATGGGGTGCAATTCAATGTCGGGCGCGATTACACCCAAGGCGCTGGCAGCGCCATGCGGACGCTGGTGGACTTGGCCACGATTGAGCTGGTGGGCAAATGGGCACGTGTGCCCTACTGGCAATGCCTCACTTTGGAGCAAAACCACCCCGACTTTCAGCGACAGTTGCGCGACTGGTATGACGAGGGCTCGGCATCGGTGCGCATCCAGCTGGTCACGCGCTCATTGATCAGCCGGGGGTACATCGCGGCAGGTGCTAGCCCAGCCAGCCCTCCCAGCAGCAGTTCGCTGTCAGAACCCAACCCCCAGCTTCGGGCCGCATTGGCACGCTTTCAGGCCGACAACGGGATGGTGGTGACAGGTGTGGTGGACTTCCCGACCTACGAGCGGGCTTTGCGCCACTTTGTAGACTTGGCTGCGGACGGCACATTGGCGCGCATCGGTTGGAGTTCTACGCATGCCGAGCCGGTGCAGCCCAAGCCAGAGGCCGCAGACCAGCCCACAAAGCCTGTGGTTACCAGCGCGCTGATGTATGGCGCCCCCGCAGCAGAGCGCATCTTGAATATGCAGATTGAGAACGTGCTACTGGACCGCACGGACTTTGAGGTCGGCGAACAAATATTCTTGTCTGCCACTGTTTCACGCGCATCTTTTCTGCAGTGCTATCTGGCCGATGCCACCGGTACCGTCATGCGCTTGTTGCCCAACCAGGCCAATACGGTGGGCTGGGTGTCTGCCAACCAGGCTGTCCGCATCCCGGACTGGATGAGTCCCAACCCAGGGTTCGTGATGGATGCAGCCAGCCCGGGCCGCGAGGGGGTTGCCTGCTTTGCGACCGACGACGACAGCACCGCCAAGCTGCCTGATGATTTGCGAGGCCCAGCACTGAAGGCCATCCAGGGTATCCGCACGCTGGAGAAGATCAACGAAGCCTTTGCCAAGGCATGGGGCAGCACCGGCTACACAGGCAATGCGGTGTACTGGAATGTGGTGCCCCGGCGAACCCCTACCGCCACCTCCGCAGCACCACTCCCCCGCAAATAA